In the genome of Synechococcus sp. CB0101, the window CATCGGGGCTTCCGACAAACCGAGCGCTGCCGGCGTGATCGTTTCAGAGCGCACCGAGCCCGCCTCGATCAACCGCAATTCGCTCGGACCCGATAACGACGCCTCATCCAGGCCACCATGACCGTGCACCACCACAGCTCGGCGCAGGCCCAGGCGAGCCAGGGCATCCGCCATCGGATCCAACAGATCGGAGGCACCGACACCCAACACCTGGGTATCCGGGCGCAGCGGATTCACAAGAGGACCGAGCAGGTTGAACACCGTGCGCACCCCCAGGGCACGGCGCAGTGGAGCCAGCCCCACCAGGGCCGGATGCCAGCCCGGGGCAAATAAGAAGGTGACACCTGCGGGCTCAAGGGCCGCCACCACCTGCTCGGCTGGGGCTTTGAGATTGAGCCCCGCGGCCTCGAGCACATCAGCCGAACCCACCTTGCCGCTGGCGCTGCGGTTGCCGTGTTTGGCCACGTGGGCGCCGCAGGCCGCCGCCACAAACGCAACGGCCGTGGAGATGTTGAACGTGTTGGCCCCATCGCCCCCGGTACCGCAGGTATCCACCAGGGGCAGCTCAGGCCGTGGGCCAGGCAACGGGCAGGCCTGGCGCAGCACCTGGGCCATCGCCGCCAGCTCCTCACCATTCACCCCCTTGGCCCGCAGGGCAGCAAGCAAGGCACCCGTGAGCACCGGCTCAAGCTCTTCGGCGAGCCAGGCCTGCATCAGGGCTGCGGCTTGTTCTGTCTGAAGCGATTTCCCCTGCAACAGCTGCTCCAGCAGCGCGGGCCAGGACGAAACAGCGGCCATGGGGAGCAATCAGATGGGGCTGATGTAGCAGAAAAGTTCAGGGACTGTCCTGATCGGCGGTGTCGAAACCTGAGCCCACGGCCTGCTCCTGCGCTTCAGCACCGGGGCGATACCCGGAGGCCCAGATCGCCCGGCAGCGTTGATTGAGTTCCGCATGGCTGAACCCCCACAGGCGAAGCGTTTTCTCCAGATCGTCCTGAAGGTCGAGAGCGCCGGGGAAGCCGGCGTAGCGCATCAACAGCCGGCCCAGATCCACCAGCTGGGCATCAACGGGCTGCTGGGTGGCCAGCAGGGAATCCACCAGCTCGCGATCGCTGGCATACAAAGGATGCTGTTGCTCGGGCTGATCGCTGGCGGGCATCAGATCGTGCGGCACGGCTGGCTCCCTAGGTTGGCAGCTTCCTGCGGTGCGACATGGCAGCCATCCGGTTCGGATTGATCGGGCGCTACCTGCGGCCCTATCGCCGCACGGTGCTGCTGGGTGTGGCGGCGTTGGTGGTGGTGAACCTGCTGAGCGTCGCCCTGC includes:
- the trpD gene encoding anthranilate phosphoribosyltransferase gives rise to the protein MAAVSSWPALLEQLLQGKSLQTEQAAALMQAWLAEELEPVLTGALLAALRAKGVNGEELAAMAQVLRQACPLPGPRPELPLVDTCGTGGDGANTFNISTAVAFVAAACGAHVAKHGNRSASGKVGSADVLEAAGLNLKAPAEQVVAALEPAGVTFLFAPGWHPALVGLAPLRRALGVRTVFNLLGPLVNPLRPDTQVLGVGASDLLDPMADALARLGLRRAVVVHGHGGLDEASLSGPSELRLIEAGSVRSETITPAALGLSEAPMQALVGGELAENQAILEAVLQGRGSVAQRDVVALNSALVLWASGCAESVAAAVPVALAAMASGEAWQRFERLRAALASR
- a CDS encoding DUF3288 family protein, producing the protein MPHDLMPASDQPEQQHPLYASDRELVDSLLATQQPVDAQLVDLGRLLMRYAGFPGALDLQDDLEKTLRLWGFSHAELNQRCRAIWASGYRPGAEAQEQAVGSGFDTADQDSP